Below is a genomic region from Microbulbifer sp. ALW1.
GAGGCGACCTCCACAAAGCGACTGGCCTGCGCACTGTCGTTGTCGTTGTCGGTGGCAACCACGCGCAAACCGTAACTGCCCGCCTCCAGGTCATTCAAGGTCCAGCTGTAGGGGGTATTACTCACGATACCGGCCGACACTTCACTGCCAGTACCCGGTGCGGAGTAAAACAACTCCAGAAAGCTGACATTGCCGTCGCTGTCGCTGGCCACGGCCGCAACACTCATACTGCCACCGGCGACAAGCTCACCTTGCGGGTCGTTGAGGGAGACATTCGGAGGCAGATTGCCGCCTGCCCCGGAGCTAGAGCCGGAACCGGAACTCGAGCCGCTCGAACTGGAGCTGCTTCCGGAAGAACCTCCCGAACTCGAGGAGGAGCTCGACGAAGAACTGGAGGAACTCGACGAGCTGGAAGAACTCGAGGAACCAGAGGAAGCGAACGAGAAAACCACCGTTTCCATCGGGGAGATATACTGCCCGGTCGCGTTGTCCTGTACTTTCAACTGAATCTGGTATTGATTGCCGTCAACCAGTCCGCTGACCGGTCGCTGCCACTGGCCATTCTGGAGACTGCCGGCAACGCAATTGCTCCCAAGGCAGACATAGTTCCAGCTGCCGGACCAACCCTGGTCGTCAAAGTAAATGACACCATCGCTACTGCTGGTTGCCTGAATACCCGAAGCGGCGTATGACGTTAGTGGCGCACCACACAGCAGTGCTGCTACTGCAACGCTCGCTTTAATTTCACGAGTAAATGGGATTTTTTTTGCACACGCCGATACGCGTGCCGCCGGGCCGCGAGCCCGGGCAAGGATCTTTTTCATCTATCTCTCACCTGCCGTTACTATTATTTTTTTACTGCTTGTATTAATTACTGGCCGGTAAGCGCAAAAAAAACGGCACCCGGGCCAGCCCGGGTACCGCAATCGACGAAACACCATCCTGTGAAAAATTCTGAATTCCGCGCTTCCAGTGTTCACCAGAAGTTTCGGTCAGCTGGCGCAGCGTGTTCGCGGGTTACCGGACTATTGACGCTACGCTCAAATGTAATCGTTTACAACACTGTGGCAGATAAAACCTTGTTTTGCACAGGATGACAACAAGGTCCATAAAATTTTTTCTCGCCTCCCGGCGAATTCACCACTTTTCCATAATTTTTTTGCGGTGCCCATTTTTCAGAAACTCTAAAAAATAAGCAGCATCCGAGATTTCTCCCGCTTCAGTAGGGCCAATTTGCTTTTGAAAAAACGCCACCATCCACCCACAGCGTTTGCCCGGTAACAAAGGACGCGCGCGGGTCTGCCAGGTAAATCACGGCGTTGGCAATATCCGCGGGCACCCCTACCCTGCCGAGAGGAGCAATATCACCCCAGACTTTTTCATAGTCCGGGGCTTCCTCTCGGGTCCGATCAATCAAAATGCCACCGGGAGCTACGCAGTTTACGCGGATGCCATGTGGACCAAGCTCTACTGCTGCAGACTTGGTCAGCATCTCTATACCGCCCTTGGATGCGGCGTAATCCACCAGATTGGGGAAGGCCAGCTTGTTGCAGCCACTGCCGATATTCACAATGCTGCCGTTTACCGCGTTTTCCACCATCATGCGCGCACCTAGCTGGAGATTAAGAAAAGCACCCTTCAGGTTTGTGCGGATTACCCGGTCCCAATCCTCTTCCTGCAATTCCAGTAGCGGCGCCCAGGTCTGGACCCCGGCGTTATTCACGATGAGGTTTGGCGCACAACCAAAATGCTCGCGTACGCGAATATAAAACCCCTGTACTTGTGCCTTGTCACCCACATCACAGGGGGAGAAGAAGCACTGCTTACCCAGCTGCGCACACTCCCATATCAGTGACTGCGCCTGCGCGTCGTCGCGCAGATTATTCACCGCAATATCCCAGCCTTCGGCGGCCAGCTGCAGTGCTATTTCACGGCCTATTCCGGCAGATCCCCCGGTGACCACCGCGAGCTTCTTGTCACTATTCATTGATCCATTTCCACAATCACCAGGAAGATCGCGCCCAAAGCGCGACACGCGAGGCGAACCGCAATGTGAGATCGCCTGGCCTCTCGGGGCACCAACGCCGTGGAACCCTATCGAAGCAAAATGTAAACGTTTACATTTTGGCTTGCAACCGGAACCTCGAAAAATCATGCATCGGCAGAGTGCCTCGGCATTTTCGTTCTGTGAAAGCACAACAGATACCAATTTCACCGTGCAAACGTTACCATTCTGCCTTTGCACGCTGCACGACAACCCCGCAAACGCTCGTCTACACCGCGTTAACCCAAGGCCAGAGCAGCAAAGCGCCAGACAAAACCAACAACAGGTATTCCGGTGTCCATCAAAAAAGTTGCGAAGCTCGCCGGCGTGTCTACCGCCACAGTTTCCCGTTACCTCAACAATCCCGAGCAGGTAAAAGAGCGCACGCGCCTCAAGGTACAGTCGGCCATCGACGAGACCGGCTACGCCCCCAACACCCTCGCGCGCAACTTTCGCCGCGGCCGCACCAGCCTGATCGTTGTCGTGCTGCCGACGGTGGGTGACCCGTTCCTGGAGAATGTGATGCGGGGTATCTGGCAGGTGGCCGACGAACAGGGCTACAGCATCCTGATCCGGGACACCCAGTCCAATTCCCACGGGTTCGATGAATATTCGGATATGGTGTTTTCCAAGCAGGCCGATGGGATTCTGCTGCTTGCGAGTATTTCTCCGTTTGATGAGCCCACCGGTAAACCCAAGGCCAGCAACAAGGCTCACCCGCCCATCGTGCTCGGTCTGGAAAGTGTGACCTCCGAGTTGAACCAGTTTCCCAGCGTGCGTGTGGATAATGTTGCCGCCGCCGCCGACGGCACCCACTACCTGATACAACTGGGGCACCAGCGCATTGGCTTTATTGCGGGCAAACGCAATTCACTGCTGACCCACGACCGCGAAAAGGGCTACCGCAAGGCCATGCGCAAGGCCAAGCTGCCGGTGGCCAACGGCTGGGTTGTTGAAGGGGAACAGACGCTCGATGGTGCCCGCCGCGCCACCCGCCGCCTGCTGTCCCACAAGGAACGCCCCACCGCAATTTTCTGCGCAAACGATGAAATGGCACTGGGTGCAATGCACGAAATCAAATCTGCCTGTTTGAAAGTGCCGGAAGATATTTCCGTAATCGGGTTTGACGATATCCGCTATGCCGAGATTATGGATCCGCCGCTCACCACCATCGCGCAGCCCGCGGAAGAAATTGGCGAGCGCACCATGCGCCGCCTGTGTCAGGCCATTGAAGGTAGCGATGCCGACAATGAAGCGGAAATTGTTCCGCATAAATTAATCGTGCGTAAGTCCACCGCGAACGCGCCGCGCTAGCTTCCCTCTGGCGGTGCTGGATAACCAGCACCGCTACTTTTCCTTACTTGTCCTCACATTTGCCGGCAGCCGGCGCCACAATTCCAAGCGACGCGCCTGTTTCCTCCACGTCGCTTCCACAACGTCCCATCCACAACGCCGCTTCCACAACACAGCCTCTGTAAAACTTCCTCCACCAAACATCGTTGCAAAATGTAAACGTTTACATTAGGCTGAGTTTATTCGATTAATTCAGTCCGCCAGAGCACAGGCACGCCAGTAATGGACAGCAGCAAAAAAATAACAACCGCCAGCAACAGTGTAAAAAACATTGCGCAAGACCGAGTGCACTGCGTATGGGATGCCGGCGCCACCCTGGGTGAAGGCCCCTGCTGGGTCGCGCGTGAACAGGCGATTTACTGGGTTGATATCAATCAGTTTCAATTGCACCGCCTGTGCACTGTCACCGACCAGCGCCGCAGCTGGCATATTGCCGATCAAATCACGGCACTGGCACCACGCAGAAACGGCGGCTTTATTGCCACCCTGCGCGATGGTTTTGCCTTGCTGGAAATTCCACAGCTGGGCGACAGGGTTCATATCAAAAAACTCGGCGGGCCGGAAAAAGACCTCGCCGGTAATCGCTTTAACGACGGCAAGGCAGACAGCAAAGGACGTTTCTGGGCGGGCAGTATGGACGACTCGGAATTGAATCCCACCGGTGCACTCTACCGGCTCGACAGTGATTGCCGTTGGTTGAAGATGGATGACCATTACATCATCACCAATGGACCAGCCTTCAGTCCCGACGGACACACCCTGTATCACACCGATACCCTGGGGAAAGTCATCTACGCGTTTGACCTGACGGCAGACGGACGCATCGGAAACAAGCGGGAATTTTTCCGCTTTGACGGCAGCAGCGGCTTTCCCGATGGCATGACGGTGGACGAAGAAGGCTGCCTGTGGGTGTGTCATTTTGCCGGCTGGGGGATTACCCGCATTTCCCCCAGAGGAAATATCGTCGGTCGTATCGAATTACCGGTGGCCAACGTCACCAGTTGCACATTTGCCGGCGACAAACTGGACACCCTGTATATCACCACGGCGCGCAAAGGGCTCAACCACGAACAACTCGCACAACAACCGCTAGCGGGCGGGCTATTCCGGGTCGAACCGGGTGTTCGGGGAATCGCGCCCGGAATTTTTTCCGGTTGAAAAAACTCGTTGAAAACCAATCATTGCTAGTGACCAGAATCATGAATAAATCACTTTCCATTGACGATCTTTTACCGGCAGACGGTACCCGCGGCACCCTGGTCGGGCGGGCCTGGATCCCGGCCGCTCGCAGCCAGAATAAAGTGGCGGGGCCGAGCCCTATTCTGGTGGCAGAAGACGGCGTCTTTGACCTCAGCGCCATTGCTCCAACCTTTGCCGAACTGGTCAACAGCGGTTTTGACCGCACTCAGCTGGACCCCAGCAAGCTGCGCTACCTGTGCCAGACCGAAGACCTGTTTCACAACAGTCACAGCGATGCGCCGGACAGCGAGCTGCCCCACCTGCTGGCCCCCGTTGATCTACAGGCAATAAAAGCCTGCGGGGTTACGTTTATGTGCAGCATGCTCGAGCGCATTATCGAAGAGCGCGCGGGGGGCGACAGCGCCCGCGCCGCCGGCATTCGCGCGCAGATTTCGTCAATGATCGGTGGCGAACAGCGCGACCTTTCCGATATCAAACCGGGTTCAAAGGAAGCGGATGCGCTGAAAACTGTATTGCAACAGGAAGGCCTGTGGTCGCAGTACCTGGAAGTCGGCATCGGCCCCTACGCGGAAGTCTTCACCAAGTCCCAGGTTCTTTCCGCCGTCGGCAGCGGTCACCAAGTGGGCGTATTGCCTTTCTCCGAATGGAACAACCCCGAGCCGGAAATCGTGTTGCTGGTCAATAATCGTGGCACGGTGATTGGCGCTACCCTGGGCAACGATGTAAACCTGCGGGATATCGAAGGCCGCAGCGCACTGCTGCTGGGCAAGGCCAAGGACAACAACGCCTCCTGCGCAATTGGCCCCCTGGTGCGCCTATTCGACCAGACTTTCACCCTGGACGATGTACGCACTGCCGAAGTCACCCTGAATATCCGCGGCGACGATGGTTTTGCGCTGAACGAGGTCAGCCCAATGACCGCCATCAGTCGCGACATACTCGACCTGGTGGGCCAGACCTTTAACGAAAACCACCAGTATCCCGACGGCATCGCCCTGTTCACCGGCACCCTGTTTGCACCGACCCAGGACCGCGATCACCTAGGGCAGGGATTCACCCACAAGCTCGGCGACACCGTCACCATTGCCACCCCCAAACTGGGAGCACTGGTCAACACAGTGACCCATACCAACAAAGCCCCCCAATGGGAGTTTGGCATTTCCGCGCTGATGAAAAATCTCAGCCAGCGCGGGCTGCTTTAATCATTCATCGCAAGGGTGCAACCAGCCTCGCCGAGACGCGATGGCTTGACCGTACCTTGTCTCGATCCAGGGATTGTTTACAGGACATCACCATGACCATCAAAAAAAATTACATTGCCGGCGAATGGGTGGAGGGCTGCGGCACAAGCCACAATATCAACCCGGCAGATACCAGCGACGTCATCGCCGAATACG
It encodes:
- a CDS encoding SDR family NAD(P)-dependent oxidoreductase → MNSDKKLAVVTGGSAGIGREIALQLAAEGWDIAVNNLRDDAQAQSLIWECAQLGKQCFFSPCDVGDKAQVQGFYIRVREHFGCAPNLIVNNAGVQTWAPLLELQEEDWDRVIRTNLKGAFLNLQLGARMMVENAVNGSIVNIGSGCNKLAFPNLVDYAASKGGIEMLTKSAAVELGPHGIRVNCVAPGGILIDRTREEAPDYEKVWGDIAPLGRVGVPADIANAVIYLADPRASFVTGQTLWVDGGVFSKANWPY
- a CDS encoding LacI family DNA-binding transcriptional regulator translates to MSIKKVAKLAGVSTATVSRYLNNPEQVKERTRLKVQSAIDETGYAPNTLARNFRRGRTSLIVVVLPTVGDPFLENVMRGIWQVADEQGYSILIRDTQSNSHGFDEYSDMVFSKQADGILLLASISPFDEPTGKPKASNKAHPPIVLGLESVTSELNQFPSVRVDNVAAAADGTHYLIQLGHQRIGFIAGKRNSLLTHDREKGYRKAMRKAKLPVANGWVVEGEQTLDGARRATRRLLSHKERPTAIFCANDEMALGAMHEIKSACLKVPEDISVIGFDDIRYAEIMDPPLTTIAQPAEEIGERTMRRLCQAIEGSDADNEAEIVPHKLIVRKSTANAPR
- a CDS encoding SMP-30/gluconolactonase/LRE family protein, with protein sequence MDSSKKITTASNSVKNIAQDRVHCVWDAGATLGEGPCWVAREQAIYWVDINQFQLHRLCTVTDQRRSWHIADQITALAPRRNGGFIATLRDGFALLEIPQLGDRVHIKKLGGPEKDLAGNRFNDGKADSKGRFWAGSMDDSELNPTGALYRLDSDCRWLKMDDHYIITNGPAFSPDGHTLYHTDTLGKVIYAFDLTADGRIGNKREFFRFDGSSGFPDGMTVDEEGCLWVCHFAGWGITRISPRGNIVGRIELPVANVTSCTFAGDKLDTLYITTARKGLNHEQLAQQPLAGGLFRVEPGVRGIAPGIFSG
- a CDS encoding fumarylacetoacetate hydrolase family protein; protein product: MNKSLSIDDLLPADGTRGTLVGRAWIPAARSQNKVAGPSPILVAEDGVFDLSAIAPTFAELVNSGFDRTQLDPSKLRYLCQTEDLFHNSHSDAPDSELPHLLAPVDLQAIKACGVTFMCSMLERIIEERAGGDSARAAGIRAQISSMIGGEQRDLSDIKPGSKEADALKTVLQQEGLWSQYLEVGIGPYAEVFTKSQVLSAVGSGHQVGVLPFSEWNNPEPEIVLLVNNRGTVIGATLGNDVNLRDIEGRSALLLGKAKDNNASCAIGPLVRLFDQTFTLDDVRTAEVTLNIRGDDGFALNEVSPMTAISRDILDLVGQTFNENHQYPDGIALFTGTLFAPTQDRDHLGQGFTHKLGDTVTIATPKLGALVNTVTHTNKAPQWEFGISALMKNLSQRGLL